A region from the Brassica napus cultivar Da-Ae chromosome C8, Da-Ae, whole genome shotgun sequence genome encodes:
- the LOC106411914 gene encoding peroxidase 17-like: MPLLLSHLIIYLLLLTMVTGEILRPRFYSETCPEAESIVRNEMKKALIREARSVASVMRLQFHDCFVNGCDGSVLLDDTPNMLGEKLSLSNINSLRSFEVVDDIKEALEKTCPSTVSCADIVIMASPSRDAVALTGGPDWEVKLGRKDSLTASQKDSDDIMPSPRANATFLIDLFERFDLSVRDMVALSGSHSIGKGRCFSIMFRLYNQSGSGKPDPALEPVYRKKLNTLCPLGGDENVTGDLDATPRVFDNQYFKDLVSGRGFLNSDQTLYTSRETRGYVKRFSEDQGEFFRAFEEGMVKLGDLQSGRPGEVRLNCRVVNTRHNDVLLGDS; the protein is encoded by the exons atgccTCTCCTTCTTTCCCATCTCATCATCTACCTACTTCTCTTGACGATGGTCACCGGTGAAATCCTCCGACCAAGATTCTACAGCGAAACATGCCCTGAAGCTGAATCTATCGTGAGAAACGAAATGAAGAAAGCCTTGATCAGAGAAGCCAGAAGCGTCGCTTCCGTTATGCGTCTCCAGTTTCACGATTGCTTCGTTAAT GGATGTGACGGGTCCGTGTTGCTCGACGACACACCGAACATGCTCGGCGAGAAACTATCACTCTCCAACATCAATTCACTGAGATCTTTCGAAGTCGTGGACGACATCAAAGAAGCTCTGGAGAAAACTTGTCCATCTACTGTTTCCTGTGCCGACATAGTCATCATGGCTTCTCCTTCTCGTGACGCCGTTGCTCTT ACAGGAGGACCGGACTGGGAAGTGAAGCTAGGGAGGAAAGACAGTTTAACAGCGAGTCAGAAAGACTCCGACGATATAATGCCGAGCCCGAGAGCAAACGCAACGTTCTTGATCGATCTCTTCGAAAGATTCGATCTTTCTGTTAGAGACATGGTGGCTTTGTCTGGATCACACTCGATTGGTAAAGGTCGGTGTTTTTCGATCATGTTCAGGCTTTATAACCAATCCGGTTCTGGTAAACCGGATCCGGCTCTCGAGCCGGTTTACAGGAAGAAGCTTAACACGCTTTGTCCTTTGGGTGGAGACGAGAACGTGACCGGGGATCTAGACGCGACCCCTCGGGTTTTTGATAATCAGTACTTCAAAGACTTGGTTTCAGGGAGAGGGTTTCTTAACTCTGATCAGACTCTGTACACGAGCAGAGAGACGAGAGGGTATGTGAAGAGGTTTAGTGAGGATCAAGGTGAGTTCTTTAGAGCTTTTGAAGAAGGGATGGTGAAGTTGGGTGATTTGCAATCTGGGAGGCCTGGTGAGGTTAGGCTTAACTGTAGGGTTGTTAATACAAGGCATAATGATGTATTATTGGGTGACTCTTGA
- the LOC106413752 gene encoding signal peptidase complex subunit 1-like: MDWQGQKVVEQLMQILLVISGVVAVVVGYATESFRAMMLIYAGGVVLATLVTVPNWPFYNHHPLKWLDQSEAEKHPKPQVVAKKRFSKK, from the coding sequence ATGGATTGGCAAGGGCAGAAAGTGGTGGAGCAGCTGATGCAGATCTTACTGGTGATCTCCGGCGTCGTAGCGGTGGTCGTTGGCTACGCAACGGAGTCGTTCAGGGCGATGATGCTGATCTACGCAGGTGGTGTTGTTCTCGCGACGCTGGTCACCGTACCTAACTGGCCGTTCTACAATCACCATCCTCTCAAATGGTTAGATCAGAGCGAAGCCGAGAAGCATCCCAAACCACAAGTCGTCGCCAAGAAGAGATTCTCCAAGAAGTAG